One segment of Solanum lycopersicum chromosome 1, SLM_r2.1 DNA contains the following:
- the LOC101264158 gene encoding kinesin-like protein KIN-14I, with translation MGTEEGIVQISVASVVEEVLQQAKGLSDIDLASRKAEEASVRRYIAAGWLRKTVGVVAAKDLPAEPSEEDFRLGLRSGIVLCNVLNKVQPGAVQKVVEAPPDSVNVPDGAALSAYQYFENVRNFLVAVEEMGIPSFEASDLEKGGKSSRIINCVLALKSYAEWKHGGGSGSWKYSGNSKPSTAGKQFVRRNSEPFMNLISRTSSIIKSPDSSDVGHEAREMVNPSSLQMLVHDLLYDKKQEDIPFIVENMLSKVMQEFEHRLARQNEQSNTSLKETVVPTTDESPPLELICDETQVAIVEDKEKAPDEGTCGRVDITDDGASTTQVGRQLMLVEHQQKEVQLLKSTLHDAKVDLQSLQLKYQEEVSNLGKHLHGLANAASSYQKVLEENRKLYNQVQDLKGNIRVYCRVRPFLPGQPNSLSTVDHLDDGNITITTPSKYGKEGKKSFTFNKVFGPSGTQEEVFADTQPLIRSVLDGYNVCIFAYGQTGSGKTHTMTGPSDLTKETLGVNYRALSDLFNISEQRKDVISYDISVQMVEIYNEQVRDLLTPDGVNKKVEIRNSSQKGFNVPDANLVPVTSTSDVLNLMNLGHKNRAVSATAMNDRSSRSHSCLTVHVQGKNMTSGTILRGSMHLVDLAGSERVDKSEVLGDRLKEATHINKSLSALGDVIASLAQKNSHVPYRNSKLTQLLQDSLGGQAKTLMFVHISPELNAVGETLSTLKFAERVSTVELGSARANKEGSDVKELREQISSLKAALAKKEEDQGRRPLSRSSTPERVRVGSSVSSLSSSWQSLEDVGGNIEVKKKSTSKMRRRSLDPKDFQTNSPPSPPGNNPLSREEDRESVSGDWVDKIMVNKQDGLSRSNSLRGWEEETRISPDLLYRKCPPDSSKVYPEQHISKVAGNKKEGQDYEASRTRSEAGSTDDFDDLEAATSESSELEYAWQPNPQKVSQTPIGLGSKLKKPSPKQVKKPEIRSLIPPPPTRRLSNGLISPSAKMGRASALEGKRRTASGKW, from the exons ATGGGTACGGAAGAGGGGATTGTTCAAATTTCTGTGGCATCAGTGGTGGAGGAAGTTCTTCAACAAGCAAAGGGACTGAGCGACATTGATTTGGCTTCTAGGAAAGCTGAGGAAGCTT CAGTGAGAAGGTATATAGCAGCAGGGTGGCTCAGAAAAACAGTTGGAGTGGTTGCGGCTAAAGATTTGCCAGCAGAGCCTTCAGAAGAGGATTTCAGGCTTGGATTGCGTAGTGGAATCGTACTTTGCAATGTTCTTAATAAAGTTCAGCCTGGTGCTGTGCAAAAA GTAGTTGAAGCACCTCCTGATTCTGTTAATGTCCCTGATGGGGCTGCTCTTTCTGCATATCAATACTTTGAAAATGTCCGTAATTTCCTTGTAGCAGTAGAAGAAATGGGCATTCCCTCTTTTGAAGCATCTGATTTGGAGAAA GGAGGGAAATCTTCTAGAATCATCAATTGTGTACTAGCATTGAAATCTTACGCTGAGTGGAAACATGGAGGTGGGAGTGGATCATGGAAATACAGCGGGAACTCAAAACCGTCAACCGCAGGAAAGCAATTTGTCCGAAGAAATTCCGAGCCATTCATGAATTTAATCTCAAGGACTTCATCTATCATCAAGTCTCCTGATAGCAGTGATGTTGGGCATGAAGCCCGTGAAATG GTTAACCCAAGTTCCCTCCAAATGCTTGTTCACGATCTTCTCTATGACAAGAAGcaagaagatattccattt ATTGTGGAGAATATGTTGAGCAAAGTCATGCAAGAATTTGAGCATCGGCTTGCCAGACAAAATGAACAG TCAAATACTTCCCTCAAAGAGACAGTTGTTCCAACGACCGATGAATCTCCTCCCCTGGAGCTTATATGTGACGAGACGCAGGTCGCAATCGTCGAGGATAAAGAAAAAGCACCCGATGAGGGGACATGTGGCAGGGTAGACATAACCGATGATGGTGCATCGACAACACAGGTTGGAAGGCAGCTGATGCTGGTTGAACACCAACAAAAAGAAGTACAG CTATTGAAATCTACTCTCCATGACGCTAAAGTAGACTTACAGTCTCTTCAACTGAAATATCAAGAGGAAGTCAGCAATCTGG GTAAACATCTGCATGGTTTAGCTAACGCTGCTTCAAGTTACCAAAAGGTTCTGGAGGAGAATCGGAAGCTGTACAATCAAGTGCAAGACCTTAAAG GGAACATCAGAGTGTATTGCCGGGTGCGACCTTTTTTGCCTGGCCAACCAAACAGTCTAAGCACTGTGGATCACTTAGATGACGGGAATATTACAATAACTACTCCTTCAAAGTACGGAAAAGAGGGAAAGAAATCATTCACTTTTAACAAGGTCTTTGGTCCTTCTGGAACCCAAG AGGAAGTGTTTGCAGATACACAACCTTTGATCCGGTCTGTACTTGATGGCTACAATGTTTGTATCTTTGCTTACGGCCAAACGGGATCAGGGAAAACACATACGATG ACTGGCCCATCAGATCTCACGAAGGAGACCCTTGGTGTGAATTACAGGGCATTGAGTGATCTATTCAATATCTCTGAACAAAGAAAAGATGTTATATCTTATGATATTTCAGTTCAGATGGTTGAAATTTATAATGAGCAAGTCAGGGATCTCCTTACACCAGACGGCGTTAACAAAAAA GTAGAAATTCGCAACAGTTCCCAGAAGGGTTTCAATGTACCTGATGCAAATCTCGTTCCTGTAACATCAACTTCTGATGTGTTGAATCTTATGAACCTTGGGCACAAGAATCGTGCAGTGAGTGCTACTGCCATGAATGACAGAAGTAGTCGCTCTCACAG TTGCCTTACAGTTCATGTTCAAGGAAAAAACATGACATCTGGTACGATTCTTCGTGGCTCAATGCACCTCGTTGACCTGGCAGGAAGTGAAAGAGTGGACAAGTCAGAGGTGTTGGGTGATAGGTTGAAGGAGGCTACACATATCAACAAGTCTCTTTCTGCTTTAGGAGATGTCATTGCTTCACTTGCCCAAAAGAATTCACATGTTCCCTACAGGAATAGTAAGCTTACACAGTTGCTTCAAGATTCTCTTG GAGGCCAAGCAAAAACGTTGATGTTCGTTCATATAAGTCCTGAGCTTAATGCTGTTGGAGAAACACTTAGCACTCTGAAATTTGCTGAACGAGTTTCCACTGTTGAGCTTGGTAGTGCACGAGCAAACAAAGAGGGTTCTGATGTCAAGGAACTAAGAGAGCAG ATTTCCAGTCTTAAGGCAGCCCTAGCAAAGAAGGAGGAAGATCAAGGGCGCCGTCCACTTTCAAGATCAAGTACTCCTGAAAGAGTCAGAGTAGGATCTTCTGTATCTTCTCTTTCTTCTAGTTGGCAAAGTCTGGAAGATGTTGGTGGTAACATAGag GTTAAGAAGAAATCTACGTCAAAAATGAGAAGGCGAAGCTTAGATCCAAAAGACTTTCAGACGAATTCTCCTCCGTCTCCACCAGGCAATAATCCTTTATCAAGGGAAGAGGACAGAGAATCTGTTTCTGGTGATTGGGTTGACAAAATTATGGTGAACAAGCAAGATGGTCTGAGTAGAAGTAATTCATTAAGAGGATGGGAAGAAGAAACCAGGATCTCACCTGACCTGTTATATAGGAAATGCCCACCTGATAGTTCAAAGGTGTATCCAGAACAACATATAAGCAAAGTTGCAGGAAACAAAAAGGAAGGCCAAGACTACGAAGCAAGTAGGACTCGGTCTGAAGCAGGTTCAACAGATGATTTCGATGACCTGGAAGCCGCAACAAGTGAGTCTTCTGAGCTTGAGTACGCTTGGCAACCGAATCCTCAGAAGGTTAGTCAGACTCCCATTGGACTGGGATCCAAACTCAAAAAACCTAGTCCTAAGCAAGTGAAGAAGCCAGAAATAAG GAGCTTGATTCCTCCACCACCAACCAGGAGACTTTCTAATGGGTTAATCTCACCTTCTGCAAAGATGGGAAGAGCGTCTGCCTTAGAAGGAAAGCGAAGAACAGCAAGTGGGAAGTGGTAA
- the LOC101264465 gene encoding probable protein phosphatase 2C 5: MSEAEITKMKQNATSVSLGTLIGRELRNDKVEQPTIKYGQAALAKKGEDCFLIKPDCQRIPGNPLTSFSVFAIFDGHNGISAAIFAKENLLNNVLSAIPEGISREEWLQALPRALVAGFVKTDIEFQQKGETSGTTVTFVVIDGWTITVASVGDSRCILDTQGGVISLLTVDHRLEENEEERQRVTASGGQVGRLNVFGGNEVGPLRCWPGGLCLSRSIGDTDVGEFIVPVPHVKQVKISNAGGRLIIASDGIWDALTSDLAAQSCRGLPAELAAKLVVKEAVRSRGLKDDTTCLVVDIIPYDHPILPPTPRKKQNLLTSFLFRRRSQNARSNKLSAVGVVEELFEEGSAMLAERLGKDFPLDSSSGLFRCAVCQADQPASEGLSVNSGPFFSPSSKPWEGPFLCATCRRKKDAMEGKRPSRPIITA, encoded by the exons ATGAGTGAGGCGGAGATTACGAAGATGAAGCAAAATGCAACTTCGGTGTCTCTAGGGACACTTATTGGTCGGGAGTTGAGGAATGATAAAGTGGAACAGCCTACAATAAAGTATGGACAGGCTGCTTTGGCAAAGAAAGGGGAAGACTGTTTCTTGATTAAGCCTGATTGTCAGAGGATTCCGGGAAATCCGTTGACTTCATTTTCAGTTTTCGCG ATTTTTGATGGGCATAATGGTATATCGGCTGCTATTTTTGCCAAAGAGAATCTATTAAACAATGTATTGAGTGCTATCCCTGAAGGAATTAGTAGGGAAGAGTGGCTTCAAGCACTTCCTCGTGCTTTAGTTGCGGGATTTGTGAAGACTGATATAGAGTTTCAGCAAAAAG GTGAAACATCTGGGACTACCGTGACTTTTGTTGTGATCGATGGGTGGACGATCACTGTTGCATCAGTTGGAGATTCCAGGTGCATACTGGACACCCAAGGAGGTGTGATTTCTTTGTTGACTGTTGACCATCGATTAGAAGAGAATGAGGAGGAACGGCAGCGTGTAACTGCAAGTGGTGGTCAAGTAGGAAGACTCAATGTTTTTGGGGGTAATGAG GTTGGACCTCTGCGTTGCTGGCCTGGTGGGTTGTGCCTTTCAAGGTCTATTGGTGATACGGATGTTGGGGAGTTTATCGTTCCAGTACCGCATGTGAAACAAGTGAAG ATTTCAAATGCTGGTGGGAGGCTTATTATAGCGTCGGATGGTATATGGGATGCTTTAACATCGGATTTGGCAGCACAGTCTTGCAGAGGTTTACCGGCAGAACTTGCGGCAAAGCTGGTTGTGAAG GAAGCAGTAAGGTCAAGAGGTCTGAAGGATGATACAACCTGTTTGGTTGTTGATATTATTCCTTATGACCATCCTATCTTGCCTCCAACACCTAGGAAGAAGCAAAATTTGCTCACCTCTTTTCTCTTCAGGAGGAGATCACAAAATGCTAGGTCTAATAAGCTTTCTGCGGTTGGTGTCGTGGAAGAATTGTTTGAAGAGGGCTCTGCAATGCTTGCTGAGAG GCTTGGTAAAGATTTTCCTCTGGATTCTAGCTCTGGGCTGTTTAGATGTGCTGTTTGCCAAGCAGATCAGCCTGCAAGTGAGGGTTTATCTGTTAACTCAGGGCCTTTCTTTTCACCTTCATCAAAGCCATGGGAAGGGCCATTCCTTTGTGCAACTTGTCGGAGGAAGAAGGATGCGATGGAAGGAAAAAGACCAAGTAGACCTATAATAACTGCTTAA
- the LOC101264764 gene encoding uncharacterized protein, translating into MARGGNGGRKTSDRRKAGSTYRASDQSDEDYTVDDDEEFDESEDGYSSFVGDDSEESLGEYEEEEEELKRRKVKRVARSKAPSRKEKGTVNSRKRKRVSYREDDNEDDEVDEDDEEFTPDCLDEEKEFPVTKGTNNSSKRRLRKGTVKDEDDEEFTPDCLDDEEEFPVMKGTNNSSKRRLCKGTVKDEDDEEFIPDCLDVEEEESPVTEGTDNSSKRQLCKATFKDEDEDFTPDCLDNEDDEEEESPVMEGTDNSSKRRLRRGTVKDEEDEELNSDGWHEEEDFPVMKGMKNSSRLQRLKATAKDDYEDDDEEDKDDEEFTPVSLDEEEDIPITKGMKNSSKPRLCKGSTKDDDEDDDDDEEFTPDGLDEEEEEEFPEMEGIKYSAKPRSRKGTARVQNRNRNHKKLKKITRKKPLKRRQLRRKARSENDEEFIDVDPTMKEKNKKNAGQRRKRKRLTVDSDSDFVASSGSSEREFTISEEEREQVREANNFCRSLVTTWRGSASLKKSPIEEAPRLQRKHPARKAKEKMEELKIEAGKQICGICLSEEGKRTVRGTLNCCSHYFCFACIMEWSKVESRCPLCKQRFVTISKPARSDTGFDLRTVAIQVPERDQVYQPSEEELRGYLDPYENVLCTECQQGGDDALMLLCDLCDSPAHTYCVGLGHEVPEGNWYCESCRPTALASLNPQNLNPMPDNRTSGSFSVGSPPVANVRETFDLNEMYVPDTPLTEESGDFHSPRDGQVSSLASGIGAFTVSDRRRIQRQIHQLLNNRRRQLGNIAGTSGAVSGNSLFGSQIARSRGLANQPAIAPRAVPHNSFFRGRQLESDAHLSQNPNLVPERASHLSGQLNLNGASTSSQSFFGEFLESELQGTDASFNFNLVHQQLHPCSSSRSNVGPDSSTSPCQFREPAVPSRTLPSTLRRQF; encoded by the exons ATGGCGAGGGGAGGCAACGGTGGACGCAAGACTAGTGATAGGAGAAAGGCTGGATCCACATATAGAGCTTCAGATCAGTCAGATGAGGATTACACAGTTGATGACGATGAGGAGTTTGATGAGTCAGAAGATGGATATTCTTCCTTTGTTGGAGATGATTCAGAAGAGAGTTTAGGTGAATatgaagaggaggaggaggaattGAAGAGGAGGAAGGTGAAAAGGGTTGCTCGGTCAAAAGCACCAagcagaaaagaaaaaggaactgTGAACtctagaaagagaaagagagtttCATATAGAGAAGATGACAATGAGGATGATGAAGTAGATGAAGATGATGAGGAGTTCACACCAGATTGCTTGGATGAAGAAAAAGAGTTTCCAGTGACGAAAGGGACAAATAATTCTAGCAAACGACGGTTGCGTAAGGGCACTGTcaaagatgaagatgatgagGAATTCACACCAGATTGCTTGGATGATGAAGAAGAGTTTCCAGTAATGAAAGGGACAAACAATTCTAGTAAGCGACGGTTGTGTAAGGGCACTGTcaaagatgaagatgatgagGAATTCATACCAGACTGCTTGGatgtagaagaagaagagtcTCCAGTAACGGAAGGGACGGATAATTCTAGCAAGCGTCAGTTATGTAAGGCCACTTTTAAAGATGAGGACGAGGATTTCACACCAGATTGCTTGGAtaatgaagatgatgaagaagaagagtcTCCAGTAATGGAAGGGACGGATAATTCTAGCAAGCGACGGTTACGTAGGGGCACTGTcaaagatgaagaagatgaggaaTTAAATTCAGATGGCTGGCACGAAGAGGAGGATTTTCCAGTAATGAAAGGGATGAAGAATTCAAGCAGGCTACAGAGGCTTAAGGCCACTGCCAAAGATGATTACGAGGACGATGATGAAGAAGACAAGGATGATGAGGAATTCACTCCAGTTAGCTTGGATGAAGAGGAGGATATCCCAATAACTAAAGGGATGAAGAATTCGAGCAAGCCACGGCTGTGTAAGGGCTCTACCAAAGATGATGACGaagatgatgacgatgatgaggAATTCACTCCAGATGGCTTGgacgaagaagaagaggaagagttTCCAGAAATGGAAGGGATAAAGTACTCAGCCAAGCCACGGTCACGTAAGGGCACTGCCAGAGTACAGAATAGAAATAGAAACCAcaaaaagttgaagaagatcACAAGAAAGAAACCACTAAAGAGACGGCAATTGAGAAGGAAAGCAAGATCTGAAAATGACGAGGAGTTCATAGACGTCGATCCAACcatgaaagaaaagaacaaaaagaatgcAGGtcagaggagaaaaagaaagagactaACAGTAGATTCTGATTCTGATTTTGTTGCGAGTTCTGGATCATCTGAACGTGAGTTTACCATCTCTGAAGAAGAGAGGGAACAAGTCAGAGAGGCTAACAATTTTTGCAGGAGCTTGGTTACAACTTGGAGGGGCTCAGCATCTTTGAAAAAATCACCAATAGAGGAAGCTCCACGTCTACAAAGAAAACATCCAGCAAGAAAGGCTAAAGAAAAGATGGAGGAGTTAAAGATTGAAGCCGGAAAGCAAATTTGTGGCATATGTTTGTCTGAAGAAGGTAAGAGAACAGTTAGAGGGACATTGAATTGCTGCAGTCATTActtttgttttgcttgtatCATGGAGTGGTCCAAAGTGGAATCTCGTTGCCCACTATGCAAGCAAAGGTTTGTGACAATCAGTAAGCCTGCGAGGTCAGACACTGGCTTTGATTTGAGGACTGTGGCTATTCAAGTCCCTGAACGTGATCAG GTTTATCAACCATCTGAAGAGGAGCTTAGGGGTTACCTTGACCCGTACGAAAATGTATTATGTACAGAGTGTCAGCAAGGTGGGGATGATGCTCTTATGCTACTTTGTGATCTCTGTGATTCGCCTGCGCATACTTATTGTGTTGGTCTTGGACATGAAGTACCTGAAGGTAACTGGTACTGTGAAAGCTGTCGACCAACTGCACTTGCTTCTTTAAACCCACAGAATCTGAATCCTATGCCTGATAATCGAACAAGCGGCAGTTTTTCTGTTGGGTCACCTCCTGTTGCGAATGTGAGAGAAACGTTTGATCTTAATGAAATGTATGTTCCTGATACCCCTTTGACCGAAGAATCAGGTGATTTTCATTCTCCGCGAGATGGTCAAGTTTCTTCTCTAGCTTCTGGGATTGGGGCATTTACAGTTTCTGACCGCCGCAGAATACAACGGCAAATACATCAACTCCTTAATAACAGGAGGAGACAACTTGGTAATATTGCTGGGACCTCGGGTGCTGTATCAGGGAATAGTCTCTTTGGCTCTCAAATTGCTCGAAGTAGAGGATTAGCAAATCAACCTGCTATAGCACCTAGGGCAGTACCTCATAATTCATTTTTCCGAGGAAGGCAACTGGAGAGTGATGCTCATTTATCTCAAAATCCGAACCTTGTACCCGAGAGGGCAAGTCATTTGAGTGGGCAACTGAATTTGAATGGAGCCTCTACATCATCACAAAGtttttttggtgaatttttGGAAAGTGAATTGCAAGGGACTGATGCAAGTTTCAATTTTAATCTGGTTCATCAGCAACTCCATCCCTGCAGTAGCAGCAGATCTAATGTTGGGCCTGATTCCAGCACTTCTCCTTGTCAATTTAGAGAG CCTGCAGTACCTTCAAGGACATTGCCCAGCACTCTTAGAAGACAATTTTAG